One Helianthus annuus cultivar XRQ/B chromosome 12, HanXRQr2.0-SUNRISE, whole genome shotgun sequence genomic region harbors:
- the LOC110894558 gene encoding lysine-rich arabinogalactan protein 19 has protein sequence MLWTNIILAWICFLVAVSNGQSPAASPSTTSATVPPPSTTPIPPTQPPPATPLPSLSPKTPPASAPSVPPPQIPPPQPPVAPPVSTPSTPPPPLPAPTPPPPLPAPTPPPVVPPPVVAPAPATPPPAPATPPPAPTPPPPTPSLAPTPVSVPPAPTPDTSPSPAPAPRRHRHRRHMHKKHHAPAPAPVPKSPPAPPVAADSDDTAPAPSPILNLNNGRTRFQKGERFGFIIAVLLILMI, from the exons ATGTTGTGGACTAATATTATTCTAGCTTGGATCTGCTTTTTGGTAGCGGTTTCCAACGGCCAATCGCCTGCGGCTTCACCATCAACTACGTCTGCCACTGTACCACCCCCTTCCACCACCCCAATTCCGCCAACGCAACCACCACCCGCCACCCCTCTACCGTCCCTGTCCCCTAAAACTCCTCCAGCTTCGGCCCCATCTGTCCCGCCACCTCAAATCCCACCACCACAACCGCCAGTGGCTCCACCCGTATCCACTCCATCCACTCCACCACCCCCATTGCCAgccccaacaccaccaccaccattgcctgccccaacaccaccaccagttgTCCCACCACCTGTTGTGGCTCCAGCGCCAGCAACTCCACCACCAGCACCAGCGACCCCACCGCCAGCACCAACTCCTCCACCACCAACACCATCACTAGCTCCAACACCGGTTAGTGTTCCACCGGCCCCAACACCTGACACGAGTCCCTCCCCTGCACCAGCTCCTAGAAGACACAGGCACAGGAGGCACATGCACAAGAAACATCATGCACCAGCACCCGCACCGGTTCCTAAGAGCCCGCCAGCCCCACCAGTAGCTGCAGATTCTGATGATACTGCACCAGCACCATCACCAATACTTAATCTG AACAACGGCAGAACTCGCTTTCAAAAGGGAGAAAGATTCGGATTTATTATTGCTGTTCTACTCATTCTCATGATTTAG
- the LOC118484847 gene encoding formin-like protein 14, with protein MNHCKGMKKRVFGWSMEWNHPFQNAFHFPQNHSIRPPCFFSIPFPLHPSLTTLQPTTVATIHTTIVIRRRHPPPPPPATTYRRHPPSSSPPPSPPPSAPLPPPIIATTHLRSSLPPLPLPPPITAATHRCQPPPLTTVTAATTPVTTAATYLHRHPPPPPLSPSAVVSTHHHRQPPPTTAATTDT; from the coding sequence ATGAACCATTGtaagggaatgaagaaaagagtgtttggttggtcgatggaatggaatcatccattccaaaatgcattccatttccctcaaaatcattccatccgtcccccctgttttttttccattccattccctcttcaCCCTTCATTAACAACACTACAACCCACCACTGTTGCTACCATACACACCACCATTGTCATCCGCCGCCGTCACCCACCtccgccgccacccgccaccacctacCGCCGTCACCCACCTTCGTCCTCGCCACCGCCGTCACCGCCACCCAGCGCGCCACTGCCACCTCCGATCATTGCCACCACCCACCTTCGATCATCGCTGCCACCATTGCCACtgccacctccgatcaccgccgccacccaccgctGTCAACCGCCACCTCTGACCACCGTCACCGCTGCTACCACCCCTGTTACCACCGCCGCCACCTACCTCCAccgtcatccaccaccaccaccgttgtCACCATCCGCCGTCgtctccacccaccaccaccgccaaccACCGCCAACCACCGCCGCTACAACTGACACCTAG